A window of the Lagenorhynchus albirostris chromosome 1, mLagAlb1.1, whole genome shotgun sequence genome harbors these coding sequences:
- the SKIDA1 gene encoding SKI/DACH domain-containing protein 1, whose protein sequence is MGDLKSGFEEVDGVRLGYLIIKGKQMFALSQVFTDLLKNIPRTTVHKRMDHLKVKKHHCDLEELRKLKAINSIAFHAAKCTLISREDVEALYTSCKTERVLKTKRRRVGRALATKAPPPERAAAAAASPRPGFWKDKHQLWRGLSGAARPLPISAQSPRPGAAVVRPAAHLPQIFSKYPGSHYPEIVRSPCKPPLNYETAPLQGNYVAFHSDPTYFRSLLCSKHPAAAAAAAAAAAAAAAAAAAAAAYYQASAAGPQPKAAASAGGPVSLTYRCKRKRGGAKDCLLEPHAGARRLLLLPRSYKAKAAAAAAAAAAAAAAAGASCLERFHLVNSFCPPPHHHHHHHHHHHHHHHHHHHRAQQPQPNHHPPHHHRPQPHLGSFPESCSSDSESSSYSDHAANDSDFGSSLSSSSNSVSSEEEEEEGEEEEEEEEEDEEEGGSGASDSSEVSSEEEDSSTESDSSSGSSQVSVQSIRFRRTSFCKPPSVQAQANFLYHLASAAAATKPAAFEDAGRLPDLKSSVKAESPEEWNLQSWAPKASPVYCPASLGSCFTEIRNDRVSEITFPHSEIPSTVKRTELTINCLAEGASSPSPKTNNAFPQQRILREARKCLQATPTTYCADNNTIAARFLSNDSSGVAANSEKDSKIPHCTEFAADLPSSPTDPEVDAAATKAENPCTDTGDKTLPFLHNIKIKVEDSSANEEYEPDLITNKLKCECNDTKGEFYSVTESKEEDALLTTAKEGFACPEKEAPSLSPLAQSQGLSCTLGSPQPEDGEYKFGARVRKNYRTLVLGKRPVLQTPPVKPNLKSARSPRPTGKTETHEGTLDDFTVINRRKKVASNVASAVKRPFNFMANFPCPPSLIIGKDGDLWPAYSLNTTKDSQPPHKAHPIWKWQLGGSAIPLPPSHKFRKFNS, encoded by the coding sequence ATGGGAGACCTGAAGTCAGGTTTTGAAGAGGTGGATGGCGTGAGGCTCGGCTACCTCATCATTAAAGGAAAGCAAATGTTTGCCCTCTCCCAAGTCTTCACGGATCTGCTGAAAAACATCCCGAGGACGACCGTGCACAAGCGCATGGATCATCTGAAAGTGAAAAAGCACCACTGCGATCTGGAGGAGTTGCGGAAACTCAAGGCAATCAACAGCATCGCCTTCCACGCCGCCAAATGCACTCTCATCTCCCGGGAAGACGTGGAAGCGCTCTACACCTCCTGCAAAACCGAGCGCGTCCTCAAGACCAAGCGCAGGAGGGTCGGCCGGGCCCTGGCCACAAAGGCGCCGCCGCCAgagcgcgccgccgccgccgccgccagcccCCGCCCGGGTTTTTGGAAGGACAAGCACCAACTTTGGCGGGGCCTGAGTGGAGCCGCGCGGCCCCTGCCAATCAGCGCGCAGTCCCCGCGCCCGGGCGCCGCCGTCGTGCGCCCAGCCGCCCATCTACCTCAGATTTTTAGCAAATATCCGGGCTCGCACTACCCGGAAATCGTGCGCTCGCCTTGCAAACCCCCTCTAAACTATGAAACTGCCCCGCTCCAGGGAAACTACGTCGCTTTCCACTCGGACCCTACTTATTTTCGGAGCCTGCTGTGCAGCAAGCACccggctgccgccgccgccgccgcagccgccgcggccgcggccgcggccgccgccgccgctgccgccgcctaCTACCAGGCGTCGGCGGCCGGGCCCCAACCCAAGGCGGCGGCGAGCGCCGGAGGCCCCGTGAGCCTGACCTACCGGTGCAAGCGCAAGCGCGGGGGCGCCAAAGACTGCCTGCTGGAGCCCCACGCCGGCGCCCGCCGCCTGCTTCTGCTGCCCAGGTCCTACAAAGCCAAGGCGGCGGCCGcagcggcggccgcggcggcggccgcggcggccgCCGGGGCCAGTTGCCTGGAGAGGTTTCATCTGGTTAACAGCTTCTGCCcgcctccccaccaccaccaccaccaccaccaccatcaccaccaccaccatcaccaccaccaccacagggCCCAGCAGCCGCAGCCGAATCACCACCCCCCTCATCACCACCGGCCGCAGCCCCATCTGGGCAGCTTTCCCGAGAGTTGCAGCAGCGACTCCGAGTCCAGCTCCTACTCGGACCATGCAGCCAACGACTCAGATTTTGGCTCCAGTTTGTCTAGCTCCAGCAACTCTGTGTCCTccgaggaagaggaggaggagggagaggaggaggaggaggaagaggaggaggacgaggaggaggggGGCAGTGGGGCCTCGGATTCCAGTGAAGTCAGCTCGGAGGAGGAGGACTCGTCCACGGAGTCGGACTCCAGCTCCGGCTCCAGCCAAGTGTCAGTGCAGAGCATCCGTTTCAGGCGCACCAGCTTCTGCAAGCCTCCCAGCGTGCAGGCGCAGGCCAACTTCTTGTACCATCTGGCCTCCGCCGCCGCTGCAACCAAACCCGCTGCTTTCGAGGATGCCGGCAGACTTCCCGACCTCAAGAGTAGTGTCAAAGCGGAGTCGCCCGAGGAGTGGAATCTGCAGAGCTGGGCCCCCAAAGCGTCTCCGGTGTACTGCCCGGCCAGCCTGGGGAGTTGTTTCACAGAGATAAGGAACGATAGGGTATCTGAGATTACATTCCCACACTCTGAAATTCCCAGTACTGTAAAGAGAACTGAGCTGACAATTAACTGCCTGGCGGAGGGGGCCTCTTCACCTAGCCCAAAGACAAACAATGCATttccacaacaaagaatactcCGAGAGGCTAGGAAATGCCTACAAGCAACTCCTACTACATACTGTGCAGATAACAACACAATAGCTGCTAGGTTCTTAAGTAATGATTCTTCGGGAGTGGCAGCAAATTCAGAAAAAGATTCCAAAATCCCTCATTGCACTGAATTTGCTGCGGATTTGCCCTCTTCGCCAACTGATCCCGAGGTGGATGCAGCAGCAACTAAAGCCGAGAATCCCTGCACTGACACAGGCGACAAGACATTGCCATTTCTGCACAATATTAAAATCAAAGTAGAAGACAGTAGTGCTAATGAAGAATATGAACCTGACCTTATTACAAATAAGCTAAAGTGCGAGTGCAATGATACAAAGGGTGAGTTTTACAGTGTGACTGAAAGTAAAGAGGAGGACGCCTTGTTAACCACAGCCAAGGAAGGTTTTGCCTGCCCTGAAAAAGAAGCTCCTTCCTTAAGTCCACTGGCTCAGAGTCAGGGCCTTTCATGCACTTTAGGTTCTCCACAACCTGAGGATGGGGAATATAAATTTGGTGCCAGGGTGAGAAAAAATTACCGGACACTAGTACTGGGAAAGCGACCTGTACTTCAGACACCTCCAGTCAAACCAAATCTGAAATCAGCTAGAAGTCCTCGTCCTACAGGTAAAACTGAGACACATGAAGGAACACTGGATGATTTTACAGTTATAAACAGACGCAAAAAGGTAGCCAGCAATGTAGCATCAGCAGTGAAAAGGCCATTTAATTTCATGGCAAATTTTCCTTGTCCACCATCACTCATTATTGGGAAGGATGGGGATTTGTGGCCAGCGTATTCCTTAAACACCACTAAGGATTCCCAACCTCCTCACAAGGCCCATCCTATATGGAAATGGCAGCTGGGCGGTTCTGCAATACCTCTTCCACCTAGTcacaaattcaggaaatttaattCATAA